The following are encoded together in the Erwinia sp. E602 genome:
- a CDS encoding Cro/CI family transcriptional regulator: protein MEKIPLGDYVRENGQAHAADAIGVHQTAISKAVRVGRKIFITRLPDGKVEAEEIRPFPILKHQKD from the coding sequence ATGGAAAAAATCCCTCTTGGTGATTACGTCAGAGAGAACGGCCAGGCGCATGCAGCTGATGCGATCGGCGTTCATCAGACGGCAATCAGTAAAGCAGTACGTGTTGGCCGGAAAATTTTCATCACTCGACTGCCCGACGGCAAAGTTGAAGCTGAAGAGATTCGACCGTTCCCGATCCTCAAGCACCAGAAAGATTAA
- a CDS encoding CII family transcriptional regulator, whose protein sequence is MESSATSRNIAREIENEIIVRIAERGVTAVAKEIGVDKSRVSRWQSKGGLVEKASQLLAAIDFQRPEGMVLFRGEETAELAKGLIAMLDHLRNGGTGG, encoded by the coding sequence ATGGAATCAAGCGCAACGTCACGCAACATCGCACGCGAAATCGAAAATGAAATTATCGTGCGGATCGCTGAACGCGGAGTGACGGCAGTGGCGAAGGAGATCGGCGTGGATAAATCCCGCGTCAGCCGCTGGCAGAGTAAGGGCGGACTGGTTGAGAAGGCAAGCCAGCTGCTGGCTGCCATCGATTTTCAGCGACCTGAAGGCATGGTGCTGTTCCGCGGTGAAGAAACGGCTGAGTTAGCTAAGGGGCTGATAGCCATGCTCGATCACCTGCGTAACGGAGGTACTGGTGGATGA
- a CDS encoding DUF4222 domain-containing protein → MDDERFVETDQPYRDRRGVVVRVTSYDRRERRIIFMRPDYPYPCCVPKWYFEKYFRKYEGKSEG, encoded by the coding sequence GTGGATGACGAACGATTCGTTGAAACAGACCAGCCATACCGGGATCGCCGTGGCGTTGTTGTACGGGTCACCAGCTACGATCGCCGGGAGCGAAGAATCATTTTCATGCGGCCAGATTACCCGTATCCGTGCTGCGTGCCGAAATGGTATTTCGAGAAGTATTTTCGGAAGTACGAAGGGAAAAGTGAAGGCTGA
- a CDS encoding replication protein — protein MSNTAEIIQFRAHQEREEQRVADTDDGYTRLANELYEELIGANLTRNQAKVAHAVCRKTYGFNKKLDRVSDSQISELTRLPRQKVNKAKNELIAMRVLVREGSLIGPNKALSDWQIPECHQNSDFVTKAVTKIVTKTVTGLSPKQGHTKDTIQKTINTDPPKAPRGEFSEEVISQAKQVLAYYNELTGTTCRSAEAFAVLLTPRSVRAAYTVDDLQLVVRWVVLTWKRRNGTVAKPANICRVGRFDGYLADASAWLASYVEIDCGSVVQAYNEVLGDALPQAELDADREIAIRELLAHLNKKTVDAFRAYFQAFRAEARPYYFGESPSGWKAGFDYLMKPETLRNLREGSL, from the coding sequence ATGAGTAACACAGCCGAGATCATCCAATTCCGCGCTCACCAGGAGCGCGAGGAGCAGCGCGTGGCCGATACCGATGACGGGTACACCCGGCTGGCAAATGAACTGTATGAGGAGCTGATAGGCGCTAATCTGACCCGCAACCAGGCGAAGGTGGCGCACGCTGTTTGCCGCAAAACGTACGGCTTCAACAAAAAGCTGGACCGGGTTTCTGACAGCCAGATTTCAGAGCTTACACGCCTGCCACGGCAGAAGGTGAACAAGGCTAAAAACGAGCTGATCGCCATGCGTGTTCTGGTGCGAGAAGGGTCTCTGATTGGGCCAAATAAGGCCCTTTCAGACTGGCAAATTCCCGAGTGTCACCAAAACAGTGACTTTGTCACCAAAGCAGTGACAAAAATTGTCACCAAAACCGTGACAGGGTTGTCACCAAAACAGGGACACACAAAAGACACTATTCAAAAGACAATAAATACAGATCCCCCTAAAGCCCCCAGGGGGGAATTTTCGGAGGAGGTAATATCACAGGCAAAACAGGTTCTGGCGTATTACAACGAGCTCACAGGGACCACCTGCCGCTCTGCAGAAGCCTTTGCCGTTCTGCTCACACCACGTTCCGTCCGTGCTGCCTACACCGTGGACGACCTGCAGCTGGTGGTGCGCTGGGTGGTTCTCACCTGGAAGCGTCGCAATGGCACCGTGGCTAAGCCAGCCAACATCTGCCGGGTTGGCCGATTCGATGGTTACCTGGCGGACGCCAGCGCCTGGCTGGCCAGCTACGTGGAGATCGACTGCGGCTCCGTGGTGCAAGCTTACAACGAGGTGCTGGGCGACGCGCTGCCGCAGGCGGAGCTGGATGCGGATCGGGAAATCGCCATTCGCGAGTTGCTGGCCCACCTGAACAAAAAAACCGTCGATGCTTTCCGGGCGTATTTCCAGGCGTTCCGTGCAGAGGCGCGCCCGTATTACTTCGGTGAGAGTCCGTCCGGCTGGAAAGCTGGCTTCGACTACCTGATGAAACCTGAAACTCTTCGTAACCTCCGCGAGGGATCGCTATGA
- a CDS encoding replicative DNA helicase, with product MTDLYLEASVIGALLHAGLTPDASDVLNTLDPAAFTQPFYAQLYSEIKRQAIQRKMIDALLVAEAMGNEPGIFADVMETVKSTPSAANLKGYAARLNEKFVVRSFVQLMEGSYDSITKANTQEQAMDSIQAFTSQVLALGRPGDEVMPVHIDTLLDSYAGVLERRVTNGEESDTLKTGIAELDEITGGMNDEDFVVVAARPGMGKTEFALKVAEGVASSERVMGDHKVRRGVLIFTMEMSNQQVIERQIAGAANMPVSSLRKPSRMGDEDWGRISMGIRRLMGLDVWMVDAANLTIEQIRAIAERHKRQFPGLSLILVDYLGLIKKPRAERNDLAIAVISGGLKTMAKELKTPVLSLSQLSREVEKRPNKRPVNADLRDGGSIEQDADSIIMLYRDAVYNENSPAARFAEIIVTKNRFGTLGTVYQEFRNGHFHDTHQEEARRICTEKAPAGGRRTRDEF from the coding sequence ATGACTGATCTGTATCTCGAAGCCAGCGTGATCGGCGCGCTGCTGCACGCCGGGCTGACGCCAGACGCCAGTGACGTGCTGAACACGCTGGATCCGGCCGCATTCACCCAGCCGTTCTACGCGCAGCTGTACAGCGAGATTAAGCGCCAGGCCATCCAGCGCAAAATGATCGACGCGCTGCTGGTGGCGGAAGCAATGGGCAATGAGCCCGGTATCTTTGCTGACGTGATGGAAACCGTGAAGAGCACGCCCAGCGCGGCCAACCTGAAAGGCTACGCGGCCCGGCTGAACGAGAAGTTTGTGGTGCGCAGCTTTGTGCAGCTGATGGAAGGCAGTTATGACTCGATCACCAAAGCGAACACCCAGGAGCAGGCGATGGACAGCATCCAGGCGTTCACCAGCCAGGTGCTGGCGCTGGGCCGCCCGGGTGACGAGGTGATGCCGGTACACATCGACACGCTGCTGGACTCCTACGCCGGGGTGCTGGAGCGCCGGGTAACCAACGGTGAAGAGTCCGACACACTGAAAACCGGGATCGCCGAACTGGACGAGATCACCGGCGGCATGAACGACGAGGATTTTGTGGTGGTGGCCGCCCGGCCCGGCATGGGTAAAACCGAGTTTGCCCTGAAGGTGGCCGAGGGCGTTGCCTCGAGTGAGCGCGTAATGGGCGATCACAAAGTTCGCCGCGGCGTGCTGATTTTCACCATGGAAATGAGCAACCAGCAGGTGATAGAGCGGCAGATAGCCGGCGCGGCCAACATGCCGGTATCCAGCCTGCGCAAACCGTCGCGCATGGGGGATGAGGACTGGGGCCGGATCTCGATGGGCATCCGCCGCCTGATGGGCCTCGACGTGTGGATGGTGGACGCAGCTAACCTGACGATTGAGCAGATCCGCGCTATCGCCGAGCGCCATAAGCGCCAGTTCCCCGGCCTGTCGCTGATTCTGGTCGACTACCTCGGGCTGATCAAAAAGCCGCGTGCCGAGCGCAACGACCTGGCGATCGCCGTTATCTCCGGCGGCCTGAAAACGATGGCGAAGGAGCTGAAAACGCCGGTGCTGTCGCTCAGCCAGCTATCGCGCGAGGTGGAGAAGCGCCCGAACAAGCGCCCGGTGAATGCGGATCTGCGCGACGGCGGCAGCATTGAGCAGGACGCCGACAGCATCATCATGCTGTACCGCGATGCCGTCTACAACGAGAACAGCCCGGCGGCCCGCTTCGCCGAGATCATCGTTACCAAGAACCGTTTCGGCACCCTGGGCACCGTCTACCAGGAGTTCCGTAACGGCCACTTCCACGACACCCACCAGGAAGAGGCGCGGCGCATCTGCACCGAGAAAGCGCCAGCCGGTGGCCGACGCACAAGGGACGAATTTTAA
- a CDS encoding RusA family crossover junction endodeoxyribonuclease: MTQVYDICPLPKPRMTQRDRWAKRPVVLRYRAFCDEVRLRRLQLPVSGSHVTFVLPMPPSWSKKKRTASAGQPHQQKPDVDNLMKALMDALFADDSGVWDVRVSKIWGESGSIRIAEIAVPAELAAGEGKCQS; encoded by the coding sequence ATGACGCAGGTTTATGACATTTGCCCGCTGCCAAAGCCCCGCATGACCCAGAGAGACCGCTGGGCCAAACGGCCGGTGGTGCTCCGCTACCGCGCATTCTGCGACGAGGTAAGGCTGCGTCGCCTGCAGCTGCCGGTCAGCGGCAGCCACGTGACCTTCGTACTGCCCATGCCGCCCAGCTGGAGCAAAAAGAAGCGCACCGCCAGCGCCGGGCAGCCGCACCAGCAGAAGCCGGACGTGGACAACCTGATGAAAGCGCTGATGGATGCCCTGTTTGCCGACGATAGCGGCGTGTGGGATGTCCGGGTATCAAAAATATGGGGCGAGTCGGGCAGCATCCGGATCGCCGAAATTGCCGTACCGGCTGAGTTAGCCGCAGGGGAGGGAAAATGCCAGAGCTGA
- a CDS encoding LexA family transcriptional regulator: MPELTELQKQVCRFIRQFAADNGYAPSRLEIAGHFGWKSGNAAETHVQALLKKGAVSRVPHSSRTLRVLIEV, translated from the coding sequence ATGCCAGAGCTGACCGAGCTACAAAAACAGGTGTGCCGCTTTATCCGGCAGTTCGCTGCAGACAACGGCTACGCGCCCAGCAGGCTGGAGATTGCCGGCCACTTCGGCTGGAAGTCCGGCAACGCCGCCGAGACGCACGTGCAGGCGCTGCTGAAGAAAGGGGCCGTGTCCAGAGTCCCGCACAGCTCCCGCACGCTCAGGGTGCTAATCGAAGTGTAG
- a CDS encoding antitermination protein, with amino-acid sequence MITDSPRATGSDSLNGTDVMAAIGMCQAKAAFGMSCYLGKAGISQQDRDKAVKHLLAHARKTAPALLRKAAGKKLSQCLVVLAKFAYDDYARSAADTNECPDCRGRGVTNTLANVMTHPGCGEKTPPTYQLQLVENQCVTCHGKGKLSARCRCGGTGKVRDLKRSKLQGAPVEKDCDRCSGLGFKRQSASVAFRGIRALLPELTQSAWSRNWKPFYDSLITKCETEESLADFAFHKVTR; translated from the coding sequence ATGATCACCGACAGCCCCCGCGCAACCGGCTCAGACAGCCTGAACGGTACCGACGTGATGGCCGCCATCGGTATGTGCCAGGCGAAAGCCGCCTTTGGGATGAGCTGCTATCTGGGCAAAGCAGGCATAAGCCAGCAGGATCGGGATAAAGCGGTTAAGCATCTGCTGGCGCATGCCCGTAAAACCGCGCCAGCGCTCCTCAGAAAGGCTGCAGGGAAAAAGTTGAGCCAGTGTCTGGTTGTGCTGGCTAAGTTCGCCTATGACGATTACGCGCGCTCTGCTGCAGATACCAATGAGTGCCCGGACTGCAGGGGCAGGGGCGTAACCAACACGCTGGCCAACGTGATGACGCATCCGGGGTGCGGAGAGAAGACGCCACCAACGTATCAGCTGCAGCTGGTGGAAAATCAGTGCGTGACATGTCACGGCAAAGGAAAGTTGTCAGCGCGCTGCCGCTGCGGCGGTACCGGAAAGGTTCGGGATCTGAAACGCTCGAAGCTGCAGGGCGCGCCGGTGGAGAAGGACTGCGACCGCTGCAGCGGACTGGGCTTTAAGCGGCAATCAGCCAGCGTGGCATTCAGGGGGATCCGGGCGCTGCTGCCGGAGCTGACACAGTCGGCCTGGTCGCGTAACTGGAAACCGTTTTACGACAGCCTGATCACCAAATGCGAGACGGAGGAAAGTCTGGCTGACTTTGCATTCCATAAAGTGACGCGATAA
- a CDS encoding phage holin family protein — protein sequence MRMEKFTNGAALGTGSTTVLFGALSLNEWAIVIGIICTLGTFGVNWYYRWREYQLKRSAG from the coding sequence ATGCGTATGGAAAAATTCACAAATGGTGCTGCCCTCGGTACTGGCTCGACCACGGTGTTGTTTGGCGCCCTGTCGCTGAACGAGTGGGCGATTGTTATTGGCATCATCTGCACGCTCGGCACCTTCGGCGTGAACTGGTATTACCGCTGGCGCGAGTATCAGCTGAAGCGTAGCGCGGGGTGA
- a CDS encoding lysozyme produces MASLKTKISAAVLGLVLAGAPASVILDRFLDEKEGNRLVAYLDGSGIWTICRGVIRVDGKSVVKGMRLTAEKCAEVNGIEERKALAWVERNVKVPLTEPQKAGIASFCPYNIGPGKCLPSTFYKRLNAGDRKGACEAMRWWVHDKGRDCRLTKGQANGCYGQVERRDQEAELACWGIDK; encoded by the coding sequence ATGGCAAGCCTGAAAACTAAAATCAGCGCTGCCGTGCTGGGGCTGGTTCTGGCTGGCGCTCCGGCATCCGTCATTCTGGATCGGTTTCTGGACGAGAAAGAGGGCAACCGGCTGGTGGCCTACCTCGACGGTTCCGGCATCTGGACTATCTGCCGCGGGGTGATCCGCGTTGATGGCAAATCGGTGGTGAAGGGCATGCGGCTGACCGCCGAGAAGTGCGCCGAGGTTAACGGCATCGAGGAGCGCAAAGCACTGGCCTGGGTGGAGCGCAACGTCAAGGTGCCACTGACCGAGCCGCAGAAGGCGGGCATTGCCTCGTTCTGCCCGTACAACATCGGCCCCGGCAAATGCCTCCCCTCAACGTTCTACAAGCGCCTGAACGCAGGTGACCGCAAAGGTGCCTGCGAGGCGATGCGCTGGTGGGTGCACGACAAGGGCCGCGACTGCAGGCTGACCAAAGGCCAGGCGAACGGCTGTTACGGGCAGGTGGAACGCCGGGATCAGGAAGCTGAGCTGGCGTGCTGGGGGATCGACAAGTGA
- a CDS encoding Rz1 family lipoprotein yields the protein MICSSVFALASVGCASTPPAQRVTPPSPAAWAMQPAPDLLTPLNGIISPSESGSAPSPGR from the coding sequence ATGATCTGCAGCAGTGTGTTCGCTCTGGCAAGTGTGGGCTGCGCGTCAACGCCTCCTGCCCAACGGGTAACGCCGCCATCGCCGGCAGCGTGGGCGATGCAACCAGCCCCCGACTTACTGACGCCGCTGAACGGGATTATTTCACCCTCAGAGAGCGGATCAGCACCATCACCGGGCAGGTGA
- a CDS encoding KTSC domain-containing protein: MIRQPVSSSNLHSVGYDSATSTLEIAFLGGGIYQYSGVPASVHTALMNASSKGQYFDVSIKKAGYPYRKVG; encoded by the coding sequence TTGATTCGTCAACCTGTTTCATCTTCAAACCTTCATTCTGTTGGTTACGATAGTGCAACTTCCACTTTGGAAATTGCCTTCCTCGGGGGTGGTATCTACCAGTACTCGGGTGTTCCAGCATCCGTTCACACAGCACTCATGAATGCATCATCAAAAGGCCAGTATTTTGATGTTTCCATCAAAAAAGCTGGCTACCCTTACCGCAAGGTTGGGTGA
- a CDS encoding terminase small subunit: MAKPDWASLQQRFLSDNAATGVSPKDWCEAQGLNYASARRYIKKPAAQTAQKPAQEIVRSAQSTRSAKQLTVNDNLTDQQRRFVAEYLKDNNATQAAIRAGYSASSASQIGYQLLQKTSVIDAITEQQTAQMSRVLISADTVLAQMWQLATFDANDLSQYRRGCCRYCWGFGHNYQWRDMVEFEEKLQEATDRDKPEPKDVGGYGYDTTKPANPDCPRCNGEGLGRTFFPDTRELPPIARLAYSGAKVGKNGIEFSSISRERMFEAVAKRLGLVDTEFTQKLQRIEIEKRQLEIEKLRKELADDSNNDQPPTPVQIVINAVDARADDGDQPDA, from the coding sequence ATGGCAAAACCGGACTGGGCGTCGCTTCAGCAACGGTTCCTGTCCGACAATGCCGCAACCGGCGTATCACCGAAAGACTGGTGTGAAGCGCAGGGACTGAACTACGCCTCGGCGCGACGCTATATCAAAAAACCTGCTGCGCAAACTGCACAGAAACCTGCGCAGGAAATAGTGCGCAGTGCGCAGTCAACGCGCAGCGCAAAACAGCTCACCGTAAACGACAACCTGACCGACCAGCAGCGCCGCTTTGTCGCGGAATACCTGAAAGACAACAACGCCACGCAGGCCGCCATCCGCGCCGGGTACAGCGCGTCATCGGCCAGCCAGATCGGCTACCAGCTGCTTCAGAAAACTTCAGTTATCGACGCCATCACCGAACAGCAGACTGCGCAGATGTCCCGCGTGCTGATCTCGGCCGACACGGTGCTGGCGCAGATGTGGCAGCTCGCCACGTTCGACGCCAACGACCTGTCGCAGTATCGCCGCGGCTGCTGCCGGTACTGCTGGGGCTTCGGCCATAACTACCAGTGGCGCGATATGGTCGAGTTCGAGGAAAAGCTGCAGGAAGCCACTGATCGGGATAAGCCAGAGCCGAAAGATGTCGGCGGTTACGGCTACGACACAACCAAACCAGCCAACCCCGACTGCCCGCGCTGCAATGGCGAGGGGCTGGGGCGCACATTCTTCCCTGACACCCGCGAGCTGCCGCCGATCGCCCGTCTGGCTTACTCCGGCGCGAAGGTGGGGAAGAACGGCATCGAGTTCAGCAGCATCAGCCGGGAACGTATGTTCGAGGCGGTGGCGAAACGGCTCGGCCTGGTTGATACCGAGTTCACACAGAAGCTGCAGCGGATCGAAATTGAGAAGCGCCAGCTGGAGATTGAGAAGCTGCGGAAGGAACTGGCGGATGACAGCAACAACGACCAGCCGCCAACCCCGGTACAGATAGTGATTAATGCAGTAGATGCGAGGGCAGACGATGGGGATCAGCCCGACGCTTAA
- a CDS encoding terminase large subunit domain-containing protein translates to MGISPTLNIPQARFLAMPHKFKAYVAGFGSGKTWVGCGGICKGFWEFPRINQGYFAPTYPQIRDIFYPTVEEVAFDWGLNVKINESNKEVHFYEGRVYRGTTICRSMEKPATIVGFKIGNALVDELDVMPAAKAQQAWRKIIARMRYNVPGLRNGIDVTTTPEGFKFVYQQFVKAVRDKPELATLYGLTQASTYDNAKNLPPDYIPSLLGSYPPELIKAYLRGLFTNLTSGTIYHQFDRRLNNCSDEEQPGEPLFIGMDFNVGKMAAIAHVKRNGLPRAVRELVKVYDTPAMIKRIQEEFWRYDGERYVASRQIYIYPDATGDSRKSNNASETDIAQLKQAGFSVMVNPSNPPVKDRINSMNAMFCNALGERRYLVNVQRCPVYTESLEQQVWADNGEPDKKAGNDHTNDAGGYLIVKDYPIVKPAYSISMDTTY, encoded by the coding sequence ATGGGGATCAGCCCGACGCTTAACATTCCGCAGGCGCGCTTTCTGGCGATGCCGCACAAATTCAAGGCTTACGTAGCCGGCTTTGGCAGCGGGAAAACGTGGGTCGGCTGCGGCGGCATCTGTAAGGGGTTCTGGGAGTTCCCCCGCATCAACCAGGGCTACTTCGCACCGACCTACCCGCAGATCCGCGACATCTTCTATCCGACGGTCGAGGAAGTGGCCTTCGACTGGGGCCTGAACGTTAAGATCAACGAGAGCAACAAAGAGGTTCACTTTTACGAGGGGCGGGTGTATCGCGGCACCACCATCTGCCGCTCGATGGAGAAGCCGGCCACCATCGTCGGCTTCAAGATCGGTAACGCGCTGGTGGATGAGCTGGACGTGATGCCGGCCGCTAAAGCGCAGCAGGCCTGGCGGAAAATTATTGCCCGTATGCGTTACAACGTGCCGGGTCTTCGCAACGGCATCGACGTGACCACCACGCCTGAGGGCTTCAAGTTCGTTTATCAGCAGTTCGTCAAGGCGGTGCGCGATAAGCCGGAGCTGGCCACGTTGTACGGCCTGACGCAGGCCAGTACCTACGACAACGCGAAGAACCTGCCGCCGGATTACATCCCCTCGCTGCTTGGCTCGTACCCGCCAGAGCTGATCAAGGCGTATCTGCGCGGCCTGTTCACCAACCTGACCAGCGGCACCATTTATCACCAGTTCGACCGCAGGCTGAACAACTGCAGCGACGAGGAGCAGCCGGGCGAACCGCTGTTTATCGGCATGGACTTCAACGTCGGCAAGATGGCGGCCATCGCCCACGTAAAGCGCAACGGGCTGCCGCGCGCGGTGCGTGAGCTGGTGAAGGTTTACGACACGCCGGCGATGATTAAGCGCATTCAGGAAGAGTTCTGGCGCTATGACGGCGAGCGTTACGTTGCCAGCCGCCAGATCTACATCTACCCGGATGCCACCGGCGACAGCCGCAAATCGAACAACGCCAGCGAAACCGATATTGCCCAGCTTAAACAGGCCGGGTTTAGCGTGATGGTTAACCCGTCCAACCCGCCTGTGAAGGACCGCATCAACTCGATGAACGCCATGTTCTGCAATGCGCTGGGCGAACGCCGCTATCTGGTGAACGTGCAGCGCTGCCCGGTCTATACCGAATCGCTGGAGCAGCAGGTGTGGGCCGACAACGGCGAGCCGGACAAAAAGGCCGGTAACGACCACACGAACGACGCCGGCGGCTATCTCATCGTGAAGGACTACCCGATCGTCAAGCCCGCTTACTCAATCTCAATGGATACCACCTACTGA
- a CDS encoding DUF4055 domain-containing protein gives MANHDITFVRPEHKAACASWKKVRDFCRGADAVRAAGHVYLPKLDPTDTSARNKRRNEDYLARAVFYEITGNTKIGMLGMAFRKDPTFTAPDKLSYLLTNADGAGTSIYQQSQLVAENVLEVARDGLYVDFAEDGQQAIILRYQAEQITNWRTERINGRDHLVLVVLRECIEEPDGYGFKELIQYRELLLEEGRFKCRVWRRSGDTQSGTFEISSEYEPKPKGEAFWDEIPFTFVGAQNNDPSIDESPLAALTEINHGHYRNSADYEDSVWFCGQVQPHISGLDEGWRDYLEKAGVKLGSRSPLLLPKDGSFGYAQAQPNMLAKEAMDSKRDYMVALGARLIEQNATAKTATQSSGEQTSSTSVLGICASNVSEAYSRVLAWCARYIGLKGETTTYTISQEFIARVAESGMVTAIVNAWQSGAIRSADLVRALQKLDLIDPAADPESVIDELNNSTPTLIGGSNDQGKQPPA, from the coding sequence ATGGCAAACCACGACATCACATTTGTGCGGCCGGAGCACAAAGCGGCCTGCGCCAGCTGGAAAAAGGTGCGCGATTTCTGCCGGGGTGCGGATGCGGTCAGGGCTGCCGGGCACGTTTATCTGCCAAAGCTGGACCCGACCGACACTTCGGCGCGCAACAAGCGGCGCAACGAAGACTACCTGGCGCGCGCGGTGTTCTACGAAATTACCGGCAATACCAAGATTGGCATGCTGGGCATGGCTTTTCGTAAGGATCCGACGTTTACCGCGCCGGACAAGCTGAGCTACCTGCTGACCAACGCCGACGGTGCCGGCACCAGCATTTATCAGCAGTCGCAGCTGGTGGCCGAGAACGTGCTGGAAGTGGCGCGCGACGGTCTCTACGTCGATTTCGCGGAGGATGGCCAGCAGGCCATTATCCTGCGCTATCAGGCCGAGCAGATCACCAACTGGCGCACCGAGCGCATCAACGGTCGCGATCACCTGGTGCTGGTGGTGCTGCGCGAGTGCATCGAGGAGCCGGACGGCTACGGCTTTAAAGAGCTGATCCAGTACCGTGAACTGTTGCTGGAAGAGGGGCGCTTTAAGTGCCGGGTCTGGCGGCGCAGCGGCGACACGCAAAGCGGCACGTTCGAGATCAGCAGCGAGTATGAGCCAAAGCCTAAGGGGGAGGCGTTCTGGGATGAAATCCCGTTTACCTTCGTTGGCGCGCAGAACAACGATCCGTCCATCGACGAATCACCACTGGCGGCGCTGACCGAAATTAACCACGGCCACTACCGCAACAGCGCCGACTATGAGGACAGCGTCTGGTTCTGCGGGCAGGTTCAGCCGCATATCTCCGGTCTCGATGAGGGCTGGCGCGACTATCTGGAAAAGGCCGGCGTTAAGCTCGGCTCCCGATCGCCGCTGCTGCTGCCGAAGGATGGCAGTTTCGGTTACGCCCAGGCGCAGCCCAATATGCTGGCGAAAGAGGCGATGGACAGTAAGCGCGACTACATGGTGGCGCTGGGTGCCCGGCTTATTGAGCAGAACGCCACGGCGAAGACCGCCACGCAGTCGAGCGGTGAACAGACCTCGTCCACCTCGGTGCTGGGGATCTGCGCCTCCAACGTGTCAGAAGCCTACAGCCGCGTGCTGGCCTGGTGCGCCCGCTATATCGGGCTGAAGGGGGAAACGACAACCTACACCATCAGCCAGGAGTTTATCGCCCGGGTGGCCGAGTCCGGCATGGTGACGGCTATCGTCAATGCCTGGCAGTCCGGGGCTATTCGTAGCGCGGATCTGGTCAGGGCGCTGCAGAAGCTGGACCTTATCGACCCCGCAGCCGATCCGGAATCGGTTATCGACGAGCTGAACAATTCCACTCCCACGCTGATCGGCGGTAGCAATGACCAAGGTAAACAACCGCCTGCGTGA
- a CDS encoding major capsid protein, which yields MTTTVNSDLKIYDDLAQTAFLERRQDNLEVFNASSNGAILLDNELIEGDFRKRAFYKVGGSIESRDVNSTSTISGKKIGAGEAVSVKAPWKYGPYETTEEAFKRRGRSVDEFSEVIGVDVADATLEGYVKYGLKGLVAAIGANAEMVVTANIATDGKKTLTRGLRKYGDKFNRVVLFVMHSATYFDIIDEAIANKIYEEAGVVVYGGQPGTLGKPVLVTDTMDVNAILGLVTGAVTITESQAPGFRSYDINTQENLAVGYRAEGTVNVELMGYSWDTSKGENPDLTKIGTGANWKKHVTSNKSTAGVLIKLDAAAGE from the coding sequence ATGACAACCACTGTTAACAGTGACCTGAAGATTTACGACGACCTGGCGCAGACCGCGTTCCTCGAGCGCCGCCAGGATAACCTGGAGGTGTTTAACGCCTCCTCCAACGGCGCGATCCTGCTGGATAATGAGCTAATCGAAGGCGATTTCCGCAAGCGCGCGTTCTATAAAGTTGGCGGCAGCATCGAGTCGCGCGACGTCAACTCAACCAGCACCATCAGCGGCAAAAAAATCGGTGCCGGCGAGGCGGTATCGGTTAAGGCACCGTGGAAATACGGTCCTTACGAAACCACCGAAGAAGCGTTTAAGCGCCGCGGCCGCAGCGTGGATGAGTTCTCCGAAGTGATCGGCGTGGACGTGGCCGACGCCACCCTGGAAGGCTACGTGAAATACGGCCTGAAAGGGCTGGTGGCGGCGATCGGCGCGAATGCTGAGATGGTGGTGACCGCCAATATCGCCACCGACGGTAAGAAAACGCTGACCCGTGGCCTGCGCAAGTACGGCGACAAGTTCAACCGCGTGGTGCTGTTCGTTATGCACTCCGCCACCTACTTCGACATCATCGATGAGGCGATCGCCAACAAGATTTACGAAGAGGCGGGCGTGGTAGTGTACGGCGGCCAGCCGGGCACCCTGGGCAAGCCGGTGCTGGTGACCGACACGATGGACGTTAACGCGATCCTCGGGCTGGTGACCGGCGCGGTGACCATCACCGAGTCGCAGGCTCCCGGCTTCCGCTCTTACGACATCAACACTCAGGAAAACCTCGCCGTAGGCTACCGCGCGGAAGGTACCGTCAACGTTGAGCTGATGGGCTACAGCTGGGATACCTCCAAAGGTGAAAACCCGGATCTGACCAAAATCGGCACCGGTGCCAACTGGAAAAAACACGTCACCAGCAACAAATCCACGGCTGGCGTGCTGATCAAGCTGGATGCCGCCGCGGGGGAGTAA